The DNA segment ACACGAATCCGGATAATTTTAAAAAAGAGTAACATTCAACTGAATGTTACTCTTTTTTATGTTCATATTAATTATTTTCATCCCTGTGACACTTTTACTACTTTTTTCTCATGTCCCACAAAAAGTTTGGTAAGGAATGGTTGATTCCGTAGGCACTGCGCAGTATTCAGCTTGTTCGGGTGTGTGCGCGAAAGGATTTGCAAGAACAGCAAGAAGCCGCTCCATCACGCTATTGTCACCATTTTTCACTGAGGCTTCTAGTGCCGCTTCTACCTGGTGATTTCTAGGAATTAGCGCAGGATTACTGTTTCTCATCAACTGATGCGAATCAGCTTTCGTTTCCTGCTGCTTGCCTAGCCTCGCCTGCCACATGTCATTCCACTTAGAAAATTCTGCGGTGCCAAATAGGACCGTTTCCTCCATCGTATCAAAAGTCAATGCGAGGAAGGTATTAGTATAGTCTGCCTCATACTTCTTCATCATACTCAGGAGGTCTTCAATAAGGGTTTCATCCTGTTTCTCTTCGTTGAAAATTCCTAGTCTTGCTCTCATTCCTGCAAACCAATTTGCGTGATAGTACTTATTAAATTCTCCAATCGCATCTGTCGCCATTTTGATTGCCTTGTCCTGATCATCATCTAATAGCGGTAAGAGAGTTTCTGCAAATCGCGCGAGATTCCATCCGCCAATATACGGTTGATTACCATAGGCATAGCGGCCTTGACGGTCAATGGAACTAAATACTGTTGCTGGATCATAGGCATCCATGAAGGCACAAGGACCATAGTCAATGGTTTCTCCACTAATGGTCATGTTGTCAGTGTTCATCACCCCGTGGATAAAGCCAACCAATTGCCATTTAGCAATCAGCGAAGCTTGACGTTTGATTACTTCCTGCAGGAACGATATATAACGATTGTCATCAGCCTCAATTTCAGGATAATGACGCTCTATTGTATAGTCAGCCAGTTCGCGAACTTCCTCAATTGAGCCAAAGTTTGCAGCGTATTGAAAAGTACCGACGCGAATGTGACTAGCAGCTACACGGGTCAGAATTGCACCAGGTAGTTCGGTTTCACGGAGTACTGATTCACCGGTTGTCACCACTGCTAGACTTCGGCTGGTCGGAATATCAAGCGCATGCATAGCTTCGCTGATGATGTATTCGCGTAGCATCTGTGCCAGTCCTGCTCGGCCATCGCCGCCTCGAGAGTAAGGCGTTCTACCTGAACCTTTGAACTGAATATCAAACCGCTCACCATCAGGAGTGAGTTGCTCTCCAAGTAAAAGAGCTCGACCGTCCCCTAACATATTAAAGTTCCCGAATTGATGTCCCGCGTAAGCTTGAGCAAGCGGCATTGCACCTTCTGGAATTTTGTTACCAGCAAGTTCCGCTACACCGTATTTGCTTTGGAGCGCATCGCCGTTCAATCCAAGAGACTTAGCCAACGAAGAATTAAACATAATCAATCCTGGTAATCGTACAGCATCTGGAGTGAAAGTAGTAAAAAACACTTCTGGCAGACGGGCATAACTATTGTCTAAGTTCCATCCTGATTCTATTACTTCTTTTTCGTTTGTCATCGTATCTCCCCTTGTTCTTTCGTATTTTTGTATCCTAGTTTTTTCTTTTAAGTAAAAATAAATCATAGGTTTTCTATTTACGTAAGGCAGTCACTTTTAGTGTCTTCTTCTGCGAATATTTTATACCCTTTCCATACCCTGTTTTTAATTAGAGACTCACATCAAAATTAGATTTGCGAAAAAATTTCACTATGAGTAATACTTTAGATTTCAAGGTATTTACTCATAAATTAATTATACAGAAGGTGGCTCTATTTTTGTGCGAAGTGGCTCGAGGATCTTTCAGAGGTTGAAGAGAGAAAAGAGAGTGCTCTATGAGTGGCACCATTTCCTCACTTGGTATCTGTGCACTTTGGGGCAAATAGTACCACCCAACATAAGAAAACAAGTAACAGGTAACGATGCGAAAATTGGCACCTGAAGGTTTCCGGCTCGCTTTGGACGGCACACCTTCTGCATCATAATCTAGGGAGTAAAAAGAATCGTGATGACTTTGTCACATCACCATTCTTTTTCTTATAGGCAATCTTGCGGCTGGTGTGCGTCCGTAGCTCGCCTTCAACCTTCACGTGCATTGGTATTTTATTTTGGTTTACTAGGGAATGGACACTTACTTTTTAGAAAATAAGCAGCCGAAGATGAAATTTCGGCTGCTTGTTGCTACTTATAAATTATCAATCTACGTCACTTGAATGAAGGATTTCGCTAAATCTGTAAATTTAATGAAAGAAACAGACGCAGCCACAAATTTTCTGTATTTTTGTCTGTGCCTGATACCTTGAGATTGTATATTAAAGAAGCTGCCAGCCAATCGCTTATATAACAATTATCTCAGATACAACGACATAATTGTCCTTTAAATTGCGGTCGCTTTGGACGGCAAAGCGGCTACATAATATACCTAGAGATTTCAGGTAATAATCACCTAAATCAAGCCACTTATCATCCAATAAATAAGTTTGGCTTCATCCATACTGCCAGCTTGAATGGTAAGTGATCGTGGAAATGCTCCAGGGTCCTTTCCTTCTGCCACCATAGCGATTACATGCTTATTTAACTTTTCTCCATGGGACATGTCAACATGGTTAATAGCTAAATCTAATTCTTTGCGATCCATAACTAATTCTAAATAAAAGAAGATTGCTTGATGATTGTCTGAATTCAGTTGATTCAACACTTGGTCAGCCTCTTCATAAAATCCTAGGTGCATATAGGTAACCACTAGTAACCAACGAACTCCTTGATGATCCTGTGGATTTATCTCAAAGATATGTGAAAATTGCTTCAAAGCATCTGTATGCCGATTTTCTGTTATCAACCATGCTCCATAGGTAAAAAGAGCTCGCAAATATGGACGATTCAATACATAATTCCAGGCCTGATCGATTGTAAAGTCCACGTTTTCGATTGAAGAACGAATCGCTTTTAAATAATGGTTTTCTTTGATTATTTTATGTGTTGACTGCTCAGCCAGTAATAGGTGAACATCAGCTATATTTGAGTTTTTATCCGCAGCTTCGTTTGCAAGTTGTACGCGCAATTCCTCTGTTTCGGCTTCATACGCTTTATAGCAAAACAACTGTGCTTGCTCTTCCTTATTTACAGGTTGGTATTCCTCATTCATTTTCCCACTCAAAAACGCATTTAACGATTCTGCAGTTTCAAACGACTGCTGTTGTGTCCGTTTGACCATCTCCCACATAAATCTTTCTGTTCCACGTGGATCAGTACCTATGTCTACTGAAAGTTCAGGTGATGCAATTTGCTCCGAGTTTTCTTCTTTTGAGTGTTCTATTTTAGACATTACAAAATCACCCACTTGGTCTCGATACTTCGATACCGTAGCACTTGACACATTGAAGTATGCGCCAATCTCTTTCAACGTCGAATATGCTGAACCTATTAGCTCGAAATCATGGGCAACTTGAATGACTCCTGCAGCAACTGCACTTGGTTTTTTAGCATTAACCTCATTATTCAGTAAAAAACCAGTTAGCATAGGCAGTACAATATCTTCCTCGTATGAATGGTCTGCCAAATATTGCTGAGTTAAGTCCACCACTTGTTGTTGAAAAGTAGTGAAGTCATAGACCTTCTCCATTTGTCCAAACAAACGATAGACATCCAAGACGTCTTTATCAGAAGACTTCAGGGTATCTCGAATTCGGGCAACTATACCTGAAGAATCGTTGTGAATGAACATGATCCCATCTGTTCCTGTAAGTCCATGTTCTCCACGACGCGAATCAGGTAAGACAATCCCAAGCATCCATTCTCCTAAATGTGATTCCGTTATTTTTCCAGGTATCGCATAGGATATATCCCGTAGGTCATCTTTTACAATTAGCTCATTCTCCAGTTCTTGTGTTATTTGACCGAACAAAAGAAAGGGTTGCTGCCATAAAGTGAGCACATCAATCACTTGCTTTCGTGGCTGTTTGGCTATTTGTTTTTTCAAATAGTTGATCCAAAATTCTGCTCGTTCTATATAATAGAAGCTTTCTAATGCTAGTATTTCGATTAATTCTTCTTCAAATAGGTCACGAAGTTCCAAATTCCACTTCCCTATACGTGTATCTAGTTCCCTATATTCGCGGGAGCTTAATCCATCTGCTATAAAGCTATTGGAAATTCGTGTAAGTTCATCATTTATTACTGCTGACAATTCTACAACGTTGTTCTTGCCACAACATTTTTTGTATTTCTTTCCACTCCCGCAAGTACATGGGTCATTACGTCCAACCAAAATAGATCACCAACTTTCATTAACGTTATCGTCAAAGCGTACCATATTTAAAAGGCTTGGAACAATTGTGGTTCATTAACTTTCGCGAGCTCTTTAAAGAAAGATCAGGTGGTACCTTTTATCTTTTTAGACCTGTGCATTTTGGGTCAAATGTGACTCATGGCTCAACACATACCAAGAGATATATAGCTCTCAATCTTAGCTTAATCATTTCAGAATGAAGAAATAATTACTCCTAGCAAACAATTTAAAACAAAATCACTAGGCTGTTTTTAAAAGCGATGACGACGTTAATGGCTTACATAAACGTGAGGACTTTACTTATGTCGACGAACAATTTATCCATCATATGGACCCTCTCTTTACTAAAGTTTTTGTTTATGAATCACCATATAGAAATGCCAAAATAGTTAATAAATCAAGATCATTTATTATGGAGAAGAAAAGTTCTGTTTAAAAGTATTAAGCTTTAGGGATAAAGAATTAACTTGCAGCTGAAATTGTATCTTCAGCTGCTTTTTGCGCTTATAATTTATTAACTTGTGTAGGATTGATGTGAACTTTATACATCGTTTCTAGACTTTAGTTTTTTAATGGTGAAAATAAAAGGTTAAAACTGGATAAATTTGATAATATATAAATATGCTAATATGGATAAAGTAGCCATACTTGAAACGAGGCGTCTTACATGGAACAAATGGAAAAAGTGATAGCCTTTTTACTGGGGGTTGGATTTAATGCGTTAATAATAATCGTATTATTAAGCCTCAATGGTAAAATAAACTACCATAAAATACGGTTATCTATCTTAAGTCTAATTTCAACTATTATTTTCACTATCATTCCTACAATTGGTTATCGAGTTGATAAAGATCTGGGGGATTATCACTTTGGTTTTCCAGCTGAAGGTTTAGTTTATCGAGGCGGATTGGATTTAACCGTTAGCTCGTTCGGATTAATATTTAACTTTTTCTTCTTTTATTGGATATTTAAATTAATACTAGTACTTTGGAAAGCACCAACAGTAAATAACTAAACTTAAAATTACACATGATAATTGCATTTTAATTAATGATAAACCGGCTGCCCTTTACATGGCAGTCTTTTCTTATTGAACCTATTTGGTTACGTTCCAATCGTGTTGTAATGTCAACCTGTTGTGCATGCAGCATACAACCATGTGAAGCGAAAGAATCACGGTTTTAAGATTACAAATACTTTTATCTCTTTTCTCATGACTCTGTTCAGAAGGACTTAAAAATACCACCAATCCAATTTTATATATGTTAAAATAAGGAAAGATAAATGGTATTCAGAAGATAATTCAGATGCAAAAAATGATAAGTCTTGATATCCCCCAAAGATTTTTATCATAGTGCACATATAAAAAGGAGAAAAACTTTATGTCTATCAGTCCAACTTAAACTTCCCTGTTTTATCAATAATTTAGAAATGGGGGATAAATTTGAAATCAAATCGTAATTTTCTTTTATTGATGCTTGGTCAGTCACTTGCCAATATAGGTGATGTTATATATATTGTCGGTGTTATTAGCGTTATTTACAGTTTAACCGAGTCTGCAACCGCAGCTGCTTTCGTTCCATTTACCATTACTTTTTCTATGTTTATTTCAAGTATTTTAACACCACTGCTTATTGGAGCGTTTAATTTAAAACATTTATTGATTGGTTCGCAAATAGGGAAAACGGTTATATTATTTGGTTTAGGTACTTTTTTGACGATAGGAATAGATTTAAGTAACTTTACTTTTATATTTATATTAATCGCAGGGATTGCATTTCTTGATGGTTGTGCCAATCCA comes from the Paenisporosarcina antarctica genome and includes:
- a CDS encoding protein adenylyltransferase SelO, which codes for MTNEKEVIESGWNLDNSYARLPEVFFTTFTPDAVRLPGLIMFNSSLAKSLGLNGDALQSKYGVAELAGNKIPEGAMPLAQAYAGHQFGNFNMLGDGRALLLGEQLTPDGERFDIQFKGSGRTPYSRGGDGRAGLAQMLREYIISEAMHALDIPTSRSLAVVTTGESVLRETELPGAILTRVAASHIRVGTFQYAANFGSIEEVRELADYTIERHYPEIEADDNRYISFLQEVIKRQASLIAKWQLVGFIHGVMNTDNMTISGETIDYGPCAFMDAYDPATVFSSIDRQGRYAYGNQPYIGGWNLARFAETLLPLLDDDQDKAIKMATDAIGEFNKYYHANWFAGMRARLGIFNEEKQDETLIEDLLSMMKKYEADYTNTFLALTFDTMEETVLFGTAEFSKWNDMWQARLGKQQETKADSHQLMRNSNPALIPRNHQVEAALEASVKNGDNSVMERLLAVLANPFAHTPEQAEYCAVPTESTIPYQTFCGT
- a CDS encoding tetratricopeptide repeat protein — protein: MSAVINDELTRISNSFIADGLSSREYRELDTRIGKWNLELRDLFEEELIEILALESFYYIERAEFWINYLKKQIAKQPRKQVIDVLTLWQQPFLLFGQITQELENELIVKDDLRDISYAIPGKITESHLGEWMLGIVLPDSRRGEHGLTGTDGIMFIHNDSSGIVARIRDTLKSSDKDVLDVYRLFGQMEKVYDFTTFQQQVVDLTQQYLADHSYEEDIVLPMLTGFLLNNEVNAKKPSAVAAGVIQVAHDFELIGSAYSTLKEIGAYFNVSSATVSKYRDQVGDFVMSKIEHSKEENSEQIASPELSVDIGTDPRGTERFMWEMVKRTQQQSFETAESLNAFLSGKMNEEYQPVNKEEQAQLFCYKAYEAETEELRVQLANEAADKNSNIADVHLLLAEQSTHKIIKENHYLKAIRSSIENVDFTIDQAWNYVLNRPYLRALFTYGAWLITENRHTDALKQFSHIFEINPQDHQGVRWLLVVTYMHLGFYEEADQVLNQLNSDNHQAIFFYLELVMDRKELDLAINHVDMSHGEKLNKHVIAMVAEGKDPGAFPRSLTIQAGSMDEAKLIYWMISGLI